In Gordonia iterans, the following proteins share a genomic window:
- a CDS encoding sensor histidine kinase yields the protein MATLHDLLAEHTDLSDAAALHLQRLVAEWQLLADLSFADYVMAVRGSDGRLVYVAQVRPNTASTLFQHDEVGHAVDSPASPHGANPLVGRAFAHGRIERDDVPRRHGGMLIERIAVPVTFDGEVIAVLGRAGDATGTLPPSPLESAYRDAASALRQMVLEGTFPLDEANTLGLSTPRAGDGFIRLGADGRVVYASPNAVSAVHRMGWTAELGNTRLADAFAELLTDPFDAVDVGSMLAAACGADRRTGDRAEGPAGRNGLPGPEIPLRMELDARRASVLIRAVPLRSHGQTRGAVVLIRDVTEVKRRDLALISKDATIREIHHRVKNNLQSVSALLRLQARRSGNPETIVALTEAVRRVSSIALVHEMLSGSVDEEVDLDAVVDRLIPTLVDVGAPGDGAAAVTVRRGSRLGVLSADLAMPLVQVLTEVVQNAIEHGFAADGRDRMRRRDDALIVVDGERDLRGLTVRVVDNGVGVPDDFDLASSDRLGLQIVCTLVNNDLGGTIEIGPGPDGGTVVELQIPLH from the coding sequence ATGGCGACTCTCCACGATCTGCTTGCCGAGCACACCGATCTGTCCGATGCGGCGGCGCTGCACCTGCAGCGGCTCGTCGCCGAATGGCAGCTGCTCGCCGACCTCTCTTTCGCCGACTACGTGATGGCGGTGCGCGGTTCCGACGGACGCCTGGTGTACGTCGCACAGGTGCGCCCGAACACCGCGTCGACCCTCTTCCAGCACGACGAGGTGGGTCACGCCGTCGATTCCCCGGCCAGTCCGCACGGAGCCAATCCACTCGTCGGCCGGGCCTTCGCCCACGGGCGCATCGAGCGCGACGACGTCCCGCGCCGCCACGGCGGCATGTTGATCGAGCGGATCGCGGTGCCGGTCACGTTCGACGGCGAGGTGATCGCGGTGCTCGGCCGGGCCGGCGATGCCACCGGGACGCTGCCGCCCTCACCGCTGGAATCGGCATATCGGGACGCCGCGAGCGCGCTGCGCCAGATGGTCCTCGAGGGCACCTTCCCGCTCGACGAGGCCAACACGCTCGGACTGTCGACACCGCGAGCGGGCGACGGGTTCATCCGACTCGGCGCCGACGGCCGCGTGGTGTACGCCAGTCCCAACGCGGTGTCGGCCGTGCACCGGATGGGATGGACCGCCGAGCTGGGGAACACGCGTCTGGCCGACGCCTTCGCCGAACTGCTCACCGATCCGTTCGACGCCGTCGACGTCGGTTCGATGCTGGCGGCCGCCTGCGGTGCGGACCGGCGCACCGGCGACCGCGCCGAGGGGCCGGCGGGACGCAACGGCCTGCCGGGTCCGGAGATCCCGCTGCGCATGGAACTGGATGCGCGACGGGCGAGCGTGCTGATCCGCGCGGTGCCGCTGCGCAGTCACGGGCAGACCCGCGGCGCAGTGGTCCTGATCCGCGACGTCACCGAGGTGAAACGCCGGGATCTGGCGCTGATCAGCAAGGACGCGACCATTCGGGAGATCCACCACCGGGTGAAGAACAATCTGCAGAGCGTCTCGGCGCTGCTGCGGCTGCAGGCCCGGAGGTCGGGTAACCCGGAGACGATCGTGGCGCTGACCGAGGCGGTGCGCCGGGTCTCGTCCATCGCCCTGGTGCACGAGATGCTCTCCGGCAGCGTCGACGAGGAAGTGGACCTGGATGCCGTCGTGGACCGGCTGATTCCGACGCTGGTGGATGTCGGCGCGCCCGGCGACGGCGCCGCGGCGGTGACGGTCCGGCGCGGGAGTCGCCTCGGGGTGCTGTCCGCAGACCTGGCGATGCCGCTGGTGCAGGTGCTCACCGAGGTGGTGCAGAACGCGATCGAGCACGGCTTCGCCGCCGACGGCCGCGACCGGATGCGGCGCCGCGACGACGCGCTGATCGTGGTGGACGGCGAACGCGATCTGCGCGGCCTGACGGTGCGCGTGGTCGACAACGGCGTCGGCGTCCCCGACGACTTCGACCTGGCCTCGTCGGACCGGCTGGGCCTGCAGATCGTCTGCACGCTGGTGAACAACGACCTCGGCGGAACGATCGAGATCGGGCCGGGTCCGGACGGCGGTACCGTGGTCGAACTCCAGATCCCCCTGCACTGA
- a CDS encoding 50S ribosomal protein bL37: protein MGKRGRKKRARKKNKANHGKRPNA from the coding sequence ATGGGTAAGCGCGGACGTAAGAAGCGTGCACGGAAGAAGAACAAGGCCAACCACGGCAAGCGCCCCAACGCCTGA
- the rsrA gene encoding mycothiol system anti-sigma-R factor, with product MSGPADGAKPFEELDCSAVLADIFLLLDNECDAGAAKRLQGHLEDCPSCLEHYAVQRELKSLLARKCCEEAPQGLRERLRVEIRRTVVVRQTITRADRD from the coding sequence ATGAGCGGGCCGGCCGACGGCGCGAAGCCGTTCGAAGAACTGGACTGCTCGGCGGTGCTCGCCGACATCTTCCTGCTGCTCGACAACGAGTGCGATGCCGGCGCGGCCAAGCGGCTGCAGGGGCACCTGGAGGACTGTCCCTCGTGCCTGGAGCACTACGCCGTGCAACGCGAACTCAAATCGCTGTTGGCGCGCAAGTGCTGCGAGGAGGCCCCGCAGGGACTGCGGGAGCGGCTGCGCGTGGAGATCCGCCGCACCGTCGTGGTGCGGCAGACGATCACCCGCGCCGATCGCGACTGA
- a CDS encoding sigma-70 family RNA polymerase sigma factor, translated as MNGASGPNETGAGSVVTRPDETGRTHRPPRRHEGIAVSPADSPTETAPSESPEETTAPETPEELTARFERDALPLLDQLYGAALRMTRNPADAEDLVQETYVKAFTAFSSFKAGTNLKAWLYRILTNTYINSYRKKQRQPAQYPTDEITDWQLAASAEHTSTGLRSAEIEALDALPDSEIKEALSQLPEDRRMAVYYADVEGLPYKEIAEIMDTPIGTVMSRLHRGRRQLRELLVDVARERGIGRTSVGSATEAGEGSR; from the coding sequence ATGAACGGCGCGAGCGGGCCGAACGAGACAGGCGCCGGGAGCGTCGTGACCCGGCCGGACGAGACCGGCCGCACACACCGCCCGCCACGTCGCCACGAAGGGATCGCGGTGTCGCCAGCCGATTCGCCGACCGAGACGGCTCCGTCCGAGTCACCGGAGGAGACGACGGCCCCCGAGACGCCGGAGGAGTTGACGGCCCGCTTCGAACGGGATGCGCTCCCGCTGCTCGACCAGCTCTACGGCGCCGCGCTGCGGATGACCCGCAATCCGGCCGACGCCGAGGACCTGGTCCAGGAGACCTACGTCAAGGCGTTCACCGCCTTCTCGTCGTTCAAGGCGGGTACCAACCTCAAGGCGTGGCTGTACCGGATCCTGACCAACACCTACATCAACTCGTACCGGAAGAAGCAGCGTCAGCCCGCGCAGTATCCGACCGACGAGATCACCGACTGGCAACTCGCCGCCAGCGCGGAGCACACCTCCACCGGCCTGCGGTCGGCGGAGATCGAAGCCCTGGACGCGCTGCCGGACAGCGAGATCAAGGAAGCGCTCAGCCAGCTTCCGGAGGATCGCCGGATGGCCGTCTACTACGCCGACGTCGAAGGTCTTCCGTACAAGGAGATCGCCGAGATCATGGACACCCCCATCGGCACCGTGATGTCGCGACTGCACCGCGGGCGCAGGCAGCTGCGTGAGCTGCTCGTCGACGTGGCGCGCGAGCGCGGCATCGGGCGGACGAGCGTCGGGTCGGCGACAGAAGCAGGGGAGGGGAGCCGATGA
- a CDS encoding SOS response-associated peptidase produces the protein MCGRYAVTTDPAKLAAEIDARNEVPSGADAAPDTDQRAGRTVTTPNYNVAPSTTVMTVVDRHDPSPPPRTGGDPDLPVARRVRAMRWGLIPPWTKEFGKGPLLFNARAETVTTKPAFRSSAKNKRCLFPMDGWYEWRKGPLDSRGKPTKIPYYMTPEDGSRLYMGGLWSAWRSPEDREAGNDDAWISSATILTTEAVGAHREIHDRMPLIMPVEYWAAWLDPDRPVDPDLLAPPDLALADAIEIREVSPLVNRVSNQGPELLEPVS, from the coding sequence ATGTGCGGACGATATGCGGTGACGACGGACCCGGCCAAGCTCGCCGCCGAGATCGACGCCCGCAACGAGGTCCCGTCCGGCGCCGATGCGGCTCCCGACACCGACCAGCGTGCGGGCCGCACGGTGACCACCCCGAACTACAACGTCGCCCCGAGCACGACCGTGATGACCGTCGTCGACCGGCACGACCCCTCGCCTCCGCCCAGGACAGGCGGGGACCCCGACCTGCCGGTCGCCCGCCGGGTCCGCGCGATGCGGTGGGGACTGATCCCGCCGTGGACCAAGGAGTTCGGCAAGGGGCCGCTGCTGTTCAACGCCCGTGCCGAGACGGTGACGACCAAGCCCGCGTTCCGGTCGTCGGCCAAGAACAAACGCTGCCTGTTCCCGATGGACGGTTGGTACGAGTGGCGCAAGGGCCCGCTGGACAGCAGGGGCAAGCCGACCAAGATCCCGTACTACATGACGCCCGAGGACGGTTCACGCCTGTACATGGGCGGACTGTGGTCGGCCTGGCGATCGCCGGAAGATCGGGAAGCCGGGAACGACGACGCCTGGATCTCCTCGGCGACCATCCTGACCACCGAGGCGGTGGGCGCCCATCGGGAGATCCACGACCGGATGCCGCTGATCATGCCCGTGGAGTACTGGGCGGCCTGGCTCGACCCGGACCGTCCCGTCGATCCCGATCTGCTGGCGCCGCCGGACCTCGCGCTGGCCGACGCGATCGAGATCCGGGAGGTCTCGCCGCTGGTGAACCGCGTGTCCAATCAGGGGCCGGAACTGCTGGAGCCGGTCTCATGA
- a CDS encoding DUF5313 family protein, with protein sequence MTAPAAGARPGPLQRIGYLLGRPLPDSMRDWVARDITGPGNARRYIVRGFVPFVPIVVGLCFIPAQWWVRGGMILLLAIPLLYFQIALKDVYRRHLLRNNGLDPKLASKVKIVRLSAADEAYRRMHRPVESSAPYQVPEQRIVDAQVEDEERRSDR encoded by the coding sequence ATGACCGCGCCTGCGGCGGGCGCCCGTCCGGGACCGCTCCAGCGGATCGGCTATCTGCTGGGCCGGCCTCTCCCCGACTCGATGCGCGACTGGGTCGCCCGCGACATCACCGGCCCCGGCAACGCGCGGCGCTACATCGTGCGCGGCTTCGTTCCGTTCGTGCCGATCGTCGTGGGACTCTGCTTCATTCCCGCCCAGTGGTGGGTGCGCGGCGGCATGATCCTGCTGCTGGCGATCCCGCTTCTGTACTTCCAGATCGCGCTCAAGGACGTCTACCGCCGCCATCTGCTGCGCAACAACGGCCTCGACCCGAAGCTCGCGAGCAAGGTGAAGATCGTCCGGCTCTCGGCCGCCGACGAGGCGTATCGGCGCATGCACCGGCCCGTGGAGTCGTCGGCCCCGTACCAGGTGCCGGAGCAGCGGATCGTCGACGCACAGGTGGAAGATGAGGAGCGCCGCTCCGATCGGTAG
- a CDS encoding flavin-containing monooxygenase, whose product MDNSALDHDVVIVGAGFGGLGSGIELKRQGLANLAILEREDDLGGTWHVNHYPGLAVDIASVTYSYSFEPNPHWSRLFAPGAELKAYADHVADKYDLRRHIEFGTAVERAEWNDDDRHWTVYTADGGSRTARYLVTATGFLSQPHTPDFEGMETFAGDVIHTTAWQDGYDFTGKRAAVIGTGATAVQLIPEIARKAEALTVFQRTPIWVVPKIDFAIPGPVQTLFEKAPLTQKAARLVNTAALEALMVFGVLHFKQAKPGNKIAALLGKAHLRAQVRDAQTRKKLTPSYDFGCKRPTFSNTYFRVFNQPNVTLQTSSIARVEPDGIVCDDGTKTEIDTLVLATGFNLWDTNFPAFQIIGRQGRDLGKWWREGRFQAYEGIAVPKLPNFLSLNSPYSYSGLSYFTTIEGQMKHIARLFTELRRRGADTFEVTEEANTRYLDRSTEALDSSVFYAGDCAGSRSYYFNQHGEATLLRPSSTLATLREMDSFPLDDYTYA is encoded by the coding sequence ATGGACAACTCGGCACTCGATCACGACGTGGTGATCGTCGGGGCGGGATTCGGCGGTCTGGGGTCGGGCATCGAGCTCAAGCGGCAAGGGCTGGCGAACCTGGCGATCCTGGAGCGCGAAGACGATCTCGGCGGCACCTGGCACGTCAACCACTATCCGGGTCTGGCCGTCGACATCGCCTCGGTCACCTACTCGTACTCGTTCGAACCCAACCCGCACTGGTCGCGCCTGTTCGCGCCCGGCGCCGAACTCAAGGCCTACGCCGACCACGTCGCCGACAAGTACGACCTGCGCAGACACATCGAGTTCGGCACGGCCGTGGAGCGGGCCGAGTGGAACGACGACGACCGTCACTGGACCGTCTACACCGCCGACGGCGGCAGTCGTACCGCGCGTTACCTGGTGACGGCGACCGGGTTCCTCTCGCAGCCGCACACCCCGGACTTCGAGGGCATGGAGACGTTCGCCGGCGACGTCATCCACACCACCGCGTGGCAGGACGGGTACGACTTCACCGGCAAGCGCGCCGCGGTGATCGGGACCGGGGCCACCGCGGTTCAGCTGATCCCGGAGATCGCGCGGAAGGCCGAGGCGCTCACGGTGTTTCAGCGCACGCCGATCTGGGTGGTCCCGAAGATCGACTTCGCCATCCCCGGTCCGGTGCAGACGCTGTTCGAGAAGGCGCCGCTGACGCAGAAGGCCGCGCGCCTGGTCAACACCGCCGCGTTGGAGGCGTTGATGGTCTTCGGTGTGCTGCACTTCAAACAGGCCAAGCCGGGCAACAAGATCGCGGCACTGCTCGGCAAGGCGCACCTGCGCGCCCAGGTCCGCGACGCGCAGACCCGGAAGAAGCTCACGCCGTCGTACGACTTCGGCTGCAAGCGCCCGACCTTCTCCAACACCTACTTCCGGGTGTTCAATCAACCGAATGTGACGCTGCAGACGTCGTCGATCGCGCGAGTGGAGCCGGACGGGATCGTGTGCGACGACGGCACCAAGACTGAGATCGACACTCTGGTGCTGGCGACCGGATTCAACTTGTGGGACACCAACTTTCCGGCGTTCCAGATCATCGGCCGCCAGGGCCGCGACCTCGGCAAGTGGTGGCGGGAGGGCCGCTTCCAGGCGTACGAGGGGATCGCCGTGCCGAAACTGCCGAACTTCCTGAGTCTCAACAGTCCGTACTCCTACAGCGGACTGAGCTACTTCACCACCATCGAGGGCCAGATGAAGCACATCGCCCGGCTCTTCACCGAACTACGACGACGAGGCGCCGACACCTTCGAGGTGACCGAAGAAGCCAACACGCGCTATCTCGACCGCTCCACCGAGGCGCTCGACTCGTCGGTGTTCTACGCGGGCGACTGCGCGGGCTCGCGCAGCTACTACTTCAACCAGCACGGCGAAGCCACACTGCTGCGGCCGTCGTCGACGCTGGCGACCCTGCGCGAGATGGACAGCTTCCCGCTCGACGATTACACCTACGCGTGA
- a CDS encoding FAD-binding oxidoreductase translates to MTQGFLSDLVEAVGPSHVLTDPETVAGYLTDWTGRWHGTALAVVRPADTAETSAVVRACARAGIAVCPQGGNTGLVGGSVPPVGVPSIVVSTSRLDWIDDVDVPGRAVGAGAGVTLARLQRSADAAGLACGVDLAARDSATVGGMVATNAGGINVVRYGAMRAQLLGVEAVLASGEVLRRWKPLRKDNVGYDLPGLLAGSEGTLAVITGVLLQLVHKPRRTATAIAAVENPAGALALAAAVEESGIVVRAAELMTRRGMDLIASYGHRRPFAEPPPYSLLIEGEAAGTDLAAALDAAGVVEAVLEEGSGADLWAVREAHTETIARDSSSPVVKLDVSVPLPALEDLIDAVDPVAAEYGARHIPFGHVADGNLHVNLLDVDPGRAAEVTDRVLRIVAGLGGSISAEHGVGRAKIPWLELSRSPADLAAMRTIKAALDPHGLLNPGVLFGVNSSRE, encoded by the coding sequence GTGACACAGGGGTTTCTGTCAGACCTGGTCGAGGCGGTCGGGCCGTCGCACGTACTGACCGACCCGGAGACCGTCGCCGGGTACCTGACCGACTGGACCGGGCGGTGGCACGGGACCGCGCTGGCCGTGGTCCGGCCGGCCGACACCGCCGAGACTTCCGCGGTGGTCCGCGCGTGCGCCCGGGCCGGCATCGCAGTGTGCCCGCAGGGCGGCAACACCGGACTGGTCGGCGGGTCGGTGCCACCGGTCGGGGTTCCCTCCATCGTCGTCTCCACCTCCCGGCTGGACTGGATCGACGACGTCGACGTGCCCGGCCGGGCGGTGGGCGCCGGAGCCGGGGTGACCCTGGCCCGGCTGCAGCGGTCCGCCGACGCCGCGGGGCTGGCGTGCGGGGTGGATCTCGCCGCCCGGGACAGTGCGACCGTCGGCGGGATGGTCGCCACCAACGCGGGCGGGATCAACGTCGTGCGCTACGGCGCGATGCGCGCCCAACTCCTGGGCGTCGAGGCGGTGCTGGCCTCCGGCGAGGTGCTGCGCCGGTGGAAGCCGCTGCGCAAGGACAACGTCGGCTACGACCTCCCGGGTCTGCTCGCCGGGAGCGAGGGCACCCTCGCGGTGATCACCGGGGTGCTGCTGCAGCTGGTGCACAAGCCGCGCCGGACGGCCACCGCGATCGCGGCCGTCGAGAATCCCGCGGGCGCGCTCGCGCTGGCCGCCGCGGTGGAGGAGTCCGGGATCGTCGTGCGTGCCGCGGAGTTGATGACGCGGCGCGGGATGGACCTGATCGCGTCGTACGGGCATCGTCGTCCGTTCGCCGAACCGCCGCCGTACTCGCTGCTGATCGAGGGCGAGGCCGCCGGCACCGACCTCGCGGCCGCGCTGGACGCGGCCGGCGTCGTCGAGGCGGTGCTCGAGGAGGGGTCGGGCGCCGACCTGTGGGCGGTGCGTGAGGCGCACACGGAGACCATCGCCCGGGACTCGTCGTCGCCGGTGGTGAAGCTCGACGTCTCGGTGCCGCTGCCGGCGCTCGAGGATCTGATCGACGCCGTCGATCCGGTCGCCGCGGAGTACGGCGCAAGGCACATCCCGTTCGGCCACGTCGCCGACGGCAACCTGCACGTGAATCTGCTCGACGTCGATCCGGGCCGGGCGGCGGAGGTGACCGACCGGGTGCTGCGCATCGTCGCCGGCCTCGGCGGCAGCATCAGCGCCGAGCACGGCGTCGGACGTGCCAAGATCCCCTGGCTGGAACTCTCGCGCAGCCCGGCCGACCTGGCCGCCATGCGTACGATCAAGGCTGCGCTCGATCCGCACGGTCTGCTCAATCCGGGGGTGCTGTTCGGCGTGAACTCCTCTCGGGAGTGA
- a CDS encoding GlsB/YeaQ/YmgE family stress response membrane protein yields the protein MLDLSFLGWILIGGLAGWAGSKMIKGSSLGVFLNIVVGVIGGLVGGFVLNLLGFNVDEGGWIFSFFTALLGAVILLWLAGLVSKKQDA from the coding sequence ATGCTGGACCTGAGCTTTCTCGGCTGGATTCTGATCGGCGGCCTCGCCGGATGGGCGGGCTCCAAGATGATCAAGGGCAGTTCGCTCGGGGTGTTCCTGAACATCGTGGTCGGGGTGATCGGTGGTCTGGTCGGCGGCTTCGTCCTCAATCTGCTCGGCTTCAACGTCGACGAGGGCGGGTGGATCTTCAGCTTCTTCACCGCGCTCCTCGGTGCCGTGATCCTGCTGTGGCTGGCGGGTCTGGTCAGCAAGAAGCAGGACGCTTAG
- a CDS encoding PucR family transcriptional regulator, translating into MSENKAVVLGGRVLADYLAQRTHALVAETVQTVWQRVPFYRSLPEEAIRTDVTAIVRRNLEVFIATVRARRVPTDDEMAPIRESARRRAEELVPLADVLLAYHLGTERWWAEITELADTGDTEELAWVGAWLQIHLRAATSAVLAGYGSVRPGPGQDDAERRALFVALTSGADAAAAAERAGVRLARMYWVVALHVAPHPDEQSADVDVIVAERRKVRRLQRELDGVGRDDAVSLVDSGGGGALIPVFEAEPGPADWPESVQYATLRRNLADLERGIGAGVLSAVCAAEPAGIPEAYTLAREVLRVARCHGRTTGVVRLADLALEYQLTRPSAATDPLARLLDPLDGRAGLSETLECYLDSAGDRSATAAALHVHPNTVVYRLRKVAELTGLEPTAVSGAVVLTAAVAARRGRAVDPVRGD; encoded by the coding sequence GTGTCTGAGAACAAAGCCGTCGTGCTCGGCGGACGAGTCCTGGCTGACTATCTGGCGCAGCGCACGCACGCGCTCGTCGCCGAGACGGTGCAGACGGTCTGGCAGCGGGTGCCCTTCTACCGCTCGCTGCCGGAGGAGGCCATCAGGACCGACGTGACGGCCATCGTTCGGCGGAATCTCGAGGTCTTCATCGCCACGGTGCGTGCCCGGCGGGTGCCGACCGACGACGAGATGGCCCCGATACGCGAGTCGGCGCGACGACGGGCCGAGGAACTCGTGCCGCTGGCCGACGTCCTGCTCGCCTACCATCTGGGCACCGAGCGGTGGTGGGCCGAGATCACCGAACTCGCCGACACCGGTGACACGGAGGAACTGGCCTGGGTCGGCGCATGGCTGCAGATCCATCTGCGGGCGGCGACGTCGGCCGTCCTGGCCGGGTACGGTTCGGTCCGCCCGGGACCCGGTCAGGACGACGCGGAACGGCGGGCCCTGTTCGTCGCGCTGACCTCGGGCGCCGATGCGGCGGCAGCGGCCGAGCGCGCCGGCGTGCGTCTGGCTCGTATGTACTGGGTGGTGGCCTTGCATGTGGCGCCGCATCCGGACGAACAGTCGGCGGACGTCGACGTGATCGTCGCCGAGCGACGCAAGGTCCGCCGCCTGCAGCGCGAGCTGGACGGCGTCGGTCGGGACGATGCGGTGAGCCTGGTGGACAGCGGTGGCGGAGGGGCGTTGATCCCGGTGTTCGAGGCCGAACCCGGGCCGGCGGACTGGCCGGAGAGCGTGCAGTACGCGACGTTGCGCCGGAATCTCGCGGACCTCGAGCGCGGCATCGGTGCGGGGGTGCTGTCGGCCGTCTGCGCCGCCGAGCCCGCGGGCATTCCGGAGGCGTACACGCTGGCGCGCGAGGTGCTGAGGGTGGCGCGGTGTCACGGCCGCACGACCGGGGTGGTCCGGCTCGCCGATCTGGCGCTGGAGTACCAGCTCACCCGTCCCAGTGCGGCGACGGATCCGCTTGCGCGACTCCTCGACCCGCTCGACGGGCGTGCGGGGCTGAGCGAGACCCTGGAGTGCTACCTGGACTCCGCCGGGGACCGTAGCGCGACCGCGGCGGCGTTGCACGTGCACCCGAACACCGTCGTCTACCGGTTGCGGAAGGTCGCCGAACTCACCGGCCTGGAACCCACTGCCGTCTCGGGTGCCGTCGTGCTGACGGCGGCGGTGGCGGCCCGCCGTGGCCGGGCGGTCGATCCGGTGCGCGGCGACTGA
- a CDS encoding SGNH/GDSL hydrolase family protein has product MKTVTRLACAALAAACLGAPTSADAEGATVKYVALGDSAAAGPLLPGPDPASPGCLRSLHNYPAVVAARIGARLTDVTCSSARTEHLTGTPQTTAHGPVPPQLAALEADTDLVTVTVGANDVNLFATALSCLGLTAGCGDGGAAARQRSLIASAAPAWGAMLDAVAARAPGARIVVVGYGTYTRPGGCPDRQPMQPRDADYLQGLVDAVNAAMAAQARARSIEFVDIRAVTEGHDICASPGRAHYAGVLPGEPAAPLHPTALGMRAIGGHVADRLT; this is encoded by the coding sequence ATGAAGACCGTCACCCGACTCGCCTGTGCCGCACTGGCCGCCGCCTGTCTGGGCGCCCCGACTTCGGCGGACGCCGAAGGGGCGACGGTGAAGTACGTGGCGCTCGGCGATTCGGCGGCCGCCGGCCCGCTGCTGCCCGGCCCCGACCCGGCCAGTCCGGGCTGTCTGCGGTCGCTCCACAACTATCCGGCGGTGGTCGCGGCCCGGATCGGCGCGAGGCTGACCGACGTCACCTGCTCCTCGGCGCGCACCGAACACCTCACCGGGACCCCGCAGACCACGGCCCACGGTCCCGTGCCTCCGCAACTGGCCGCGCTCGAGGCCGACACCGATCTGGTGACGGTCACCGTCGGCGCCAACGACGTCAACCTGTTCGCCACCGCCCTGAGTTGCCTGGGCCTCACGGCCGGCTGCGGCGACGGCGGCGCCGCCGCCCGGCAGCGTTCGCTGATCGCCTCCGCCGCGCCCGCCTGGGGCGCGATGCTCGACGCCGTCGCGGCGCGGGCGCCGGGCGCCCGAATCGTGGTCGTCGGCTACGGCACGTACACCCGCCCGGGAGGCTGCCCGGACCGTCAGCCGATGCAGCCCCGCGACGCCGACTACCTGCAAGGCCTCGTCGATGCGGTCAACGCGGCGATGGCCGCGCAGGCCCGTGCCCGATCGATCGAGTTCGTCGACATCCGGGCGGTGACCGAGGGGCACGACATCTGCGCCTCGCCGGGACGCGCCCACTACGCCGGTGTGCTGCCGGGTGAGCCGGCCGCGCCGCTGCACCCGACCGCACTCGGGATGCGCGCCATCGGCGGACACGTCGCCGACCGGCTCACCTGA
- a CDS encoding spinster family MFS transporter, translated as MSSPSAPPVSTVAPDRPTGTSAVLSGGLIALFLANLLNFFDRAIPAVVAEPIKIEFGLSDLQLGLITSAFTIVYAIAGLPLGRLADRADRPKIIGLGLLVWSGLTAATGAAGNYLLFLLARLGVGVGEASFTPAANSLIGDLYPAHQRSRALGIFMLGLPAGLMLAYFTVGQITETFGSWRAPFFLAAVPGVLLALVMFRMRDPQRGAAEEVPARDTAPVTRPIRRLLSIPTLRWLILTGLTFNFAAYAVNSFTVPLLMRQYELKLTTAAVVAGVIIGLTGLAGLLLGARYADRASASSPKARLLIGAGATALAAPLTALALNQNGASVAVFTALFSLGWLLAYAFYVSVYPAILDVVVPRLRATATALFFAAMYLLGGFAGPVAVGALSDWFAGRAAARTGAADAAAFAGDGLNSAMYLVPLPLLLTAVFVYCAARRVGDDAARMRSELVA; from the coding sequence ATGTCATCACCGTCAGCACCACCGGTGTCCACCGTCGCACCGGACAGGCCGACCGGGACCTCCGCCGTCCTGAGCGGCGGCCTGATCGCCTTGTTCCTGGCGAATCTGCTCAACTTCTTCGATCGCGCGATCCCCGCCGTGGTGGCCGAACCGATCAAGATCGAGTTCGGCCTCAGCGACCTGCAACTCGGGCTGATCACCTCCGCCTTCACCATCGTCTACGCGATCGCGGGCCTGCCGCTGGGTCGGCTCGCCGACCGCGCCGACCGCCCGAAGATCATCGGGCTCGGGCTGCTCGTGTGGAGCGGTTTGACCGCCGCCACGGGAGCCGCGGGCAACTACCTGCTCTTCCTGCTCGCCCGGCTCGGCGTCGGTGTCGGAGAAGCGAGCTTCACTCCGGCGGCGAACTCGCTGATCGGCGACCTCTACCCCGCCCACCAGCGGTCCCGCGCCCTGGGCATATTCATGCTCGGCCTACCGGCCGGTCTGATGCTCGCGTACTTCACCGTCGGCCAGATCACCGAGACGTTCGGTTCCTGGCGCGCCCCGTTCTTCCTGGCCGCGGTGCCCGGAGTCCTGCTTGCGCTGGTGATGTTCCGGATGCGCGACCCACAACGCGGTGCCGCCGAGGAGGTCCCCGCCCGTGACACCGCGCCGGTCACGCGCCCGATCCGGCGGCTGTTGTCGATCCCCACGCTGCGCTGGCTGATCCTCACCGGACTGACCTTCAACTTCGCCGCCTACGCCGTGAATTCGTTCACGGTCCCGCTGCTCATGCGGCAGTACGAACTGAAACTCACCACCGCCGCGGTGGTGGCCGGAGTGATCATCGGGCTGACCGGTCTGGCCGGATTGCTGCTCGGCGCCCGGTACGCCGACCGCGCCTCGGCGTCGTCGCCGAAGGCGCGGCTGCTCATCGGGGCCGGAGCCACCGCCCTCGCGGCCCCGCTCACCGCACTCGCCCTGAATCAGAACGGCGCCAGCGTCGCCGTCTTCACCGCGTTGTTCTCGCTCGGCTGGCTGCTCGCCTACGCCTTCTACGTCAGCGTCTACCCGGCGATCCTCGACGTCGTGGTGCCGCGTCTGCGGGCGACGGCGACGGCGCTCTTCTTCGCCGCGATGTACCTGCTCGGCGGCTTCGCCGGACCGGTGGCGGTCGGGGCGCTCTCGGACTGGTTCGCCGGGCGCGCAGCCGCCCGGACCGGAGCCGCAGACGCGGCCGCCTTCGCCGGAGACGGACTGAACTCAGCGATGTATCTGGTGCCGCTGCCCCTCCTGCTGACCGCGGTGTTCGTGTACTGCGCGGCCCGCCGGGTCGGCGACGACGCCGCCCGCATGCGATCCGAGCTCGTCGCATGA